From Brevibacillus marinus, a single genomic window includes:
- the cysE gene encoding serine O-acetyltransferase has product MWKTVKDDIQAVFDRDPAARSTLEVILTYSGLHAIWGHRIAHKLWKAGWYTTARIVSQFTRFLTGIEIHPGARIGRGLFIDHGAGVVIGETCEIGDNVTIYQGVTLGGTGKEKGKRHPTVGNNVIIGSGAKVLGPFKIGDNSKIGAGSVVLQEVPPNSTVVGIPGKIVVQNGRRVTNDLDHCNLPDPVADALQQMQREIEQLREEVRQLREAQQANEHTTV; this is encoded by the coding sequence GTGTGGAAAACCGTTAAAGATGATATTCAGGCTGTCTTTGATCGGGATCCGGCTGCCCGCAGCACGCTGGAGGTCATCCTGACCTACTCTGGCCTGCATGCGATCTGGGGCCACAGAATCGCCCACAAACTGTGGAAAGCGGGCTGGTATACGACAGCTCGCATCGTCTCACAGTTTACGCGGTTTTTGACGGGGATCGAGATTCACCCCGGGGCTCGCATCGGCAGAGGACTGTTTATTGACCACGGCGCGGGCGTCGTGATCGGCGAAACGTGTGAGATCGGCGACAACGTGACGATCTATCAAGGAGTAACGCTCGGCGGCACCGGTAAAGAGAAAGGAAAACGGCATCCGACGGTGGGAAACAACGTCATCATCGGTTCGGGGGCCAAGGTGCTCGGGCCGTTCAAGATCGGCGACAATTCCAAAATCGGCGCCGGCTCGGTGGTGCTGCAGGAAGTACCGCCCAATTCCACCGTGGTCGGGATTCCCGGCAAGATCGTTGTGCAGAATGGCAGACGGGTGACAAACGACCTGGATCACTGCAATCTGCCTGACCCGGTGGCCGACGCGCTTCAGCAGATGCAGCGTGAAATCGAACAACTGCGAGAAGAGGTTCGTCAATTAAGGGAGGCACAACAGGCTAATGAGCATACAACTGTATAA
- the cysS gene encoding cysteine--tRNA ligase — translation MSIQLYNTLTRRKEPFIPIEQGKVKMYVCGPTVYNYIHIGNARPAIVFDTVRRYLQYRGFQVTFVQNITDVDDKLIRAAAEEGTSVPELAERYTAAYNEDIRALNVLPPDVQPRVMQTIPEIIAFISGLIEKGYAYERDGDVYFRTDRFAEYGKLSHQPLDELMAGARVEVSEKKANPLDFALWKAAKPGEICWDSPWGKGRPGWHIECSAMARKFLGETIDIHGGGSDLVFPHHENEIAQSECLHNKPFARYWMHNGMLNINNEKMSKSLGNFLLLRELINTYGGQVIRFFMLSGHYRGPINFSDEMLKQAANGLERIRTAYANVLHRLPTARPDEPNGLAEQQAALLERLRQEFIAAMDDDFNTANAITVLFELAREANLYLRQQNVGRQQLEAYRRLFLELADVLGLVLEDADELLDEEVEALIAERAAARKARNFARADEIRNLLAARRIILEDTPQGVRWRRK, via the coding sequence ATGAGCATACAACTGTATAATACTCTCACTCGCCGCAAGGAACCATTTATTCCCATCGAACAGGGCAAAGTGAAGATGTACGTCTGCGGCCCGACTGTCTACAACTACATTCACATCGGCAACGCGCGGCCGGCCATCGTGTTTGATACCGTTCGCCGCTATTTGCAGTACCGCGGCTTTCAGGTTACGTTTGTGCAAAACATTACGGATGTCGATGACAAGCTGATCCGTGCCGCGGCTGAGGAAGGAACCAGCGTTCCGGAACTGGCGGAACGCTACACTGCTGCCTACAACGAAGATATTCGCGCACTCAACGTTCTGCCGCCGGACGTCCAGCCGCGGGTCATGCAGACGATCCCGGAGATCATCGCCTTCATTAGCGGATTGATCGAAAAAGGCTATGCGTACGAAAGGGATGGAGACGTCTATTTCCGGACAGACCGCTTCGCCGAATACGGGAAGCTCTCGCATCAGCCGCTGGATGAGCTGATGGCCGGCGCGCGGGTGGAAGTCAGCGAAAAAAAGGCCAATCCGCTCGACTTCGCGCTGTGGAAAGCGGCCAAACCAGGGGAAATCTGCTGGGACAGCCCATGGGGCAAAGGACGGCCCGGCTGGCATATCGAATGTTCGGCAATGGCGCGCAAGTTCCTCGGTGAGACGATCGATATCCACGGGGGCGGAAGCGACCTGGTCTTCCCCCACCACGAAAATGAAATCGCGCAATCGGAATGCCTTCACAACAAGCCGTTTGCCCGTTATTGGATGCACAACGGAATGCTGAACATCAACAACGAGAAAATGTCCAAGTCACTGGGCAATTTTCTTTTGTTGCGTGAACTGATCAACACGTACGGCGGACAAGTCATCCGTTTCTTCATGCTTTCCGGCCATTACCGCGGGCCGATCAACTTTTCCGATGAAATGCTCAAGCAGGCGGCAAACGGACTGGAACGGATCCGGACGGCATACGCCAATGTCCTGCACCGCCTGCCGACTGCCCGTCCCGACGAGCCGAACGGATTGGCCGAGCAGCAAGCGGCTCTGCTGGAACGGCTGCGCCAGGAATTCATCGCGGCCATGGATGACGACTTCAATACAGCCAATGCGATTACCGTCCTGTTTGAGCTGGCCCGCGAGGCCAATCTCTACCTGCGGCAGCAAAACGTAGGACGCCAGCAGTTGGAAGCCTACCGCCGGCTGTTTTTGGAGCTGGCTGACGTGTTGGGACTCGTGCTGGAGGATGCGGACGAGCTGCTCGACGAAGAGGTGGAGGCGCTAATCGCCGAACGGGCGGCGGCGAGAAAGGCGCGCAACTTTGCGCGTGCCGATGAGATCCGCAATCTGTTGGCGGCCCGGAGGATCATTCTGGAAGATACTCCACAGGGCGTCCGCTGGCGCCGCAAGTGA
- a CDS encoding Mini-ribonuclease 3, with protein sequence MRKEQLSRDPAQTNPLVLAYLGDATYAHCVRYHLIARGLVKPNLLHKEANRYVSAKAQAGILLSLLPQLTAEELAVVKRGRNAKSGSAAKNAGIMDYRHATAFEALIGYLYLTGKEERLAQIMEYAFAAVEGVKHDE encoded by the coding sequence ATGCGAAAGGAACAGCTCAGTCGCGATCCTGCCCAGACCAATCCGCTGGTGCTCGCCTATCTCGGTGATGCCACCTATGCCCACTGTGTCCGCTACCACCTGATTGCGCGCGGCCTGGTCAAGCCGAATCTGCTGCACAAAGAAGCCAACCGGTACGTGTCGGCCAAAGCGCAGGCCGGCATCCTGCTGTCGCTCTTGCCCCAGCTCACCGCTGAAGAGCTGGCGGTGGTCAAACGGGGGCGCAATGCCAAATCGGGCTCGGCGGCAAAAAATGCGGGGATCATGGATTACCGCCACGCGACAGCGTTTGAAGCGTTGATCGGGTACCTCTACCTGACGGGCAAAGAAGAGCGGCTTGCCCAGATCATGGAGTACGCATTTGCTGCTGTGGAAGGAGTCAAACACGATGAATGA
- the rlmB gene encoding 23S rRNA (guanosine(2251)-2'-O)-methyltransferase RlmB: protein MNDEWIVGKNPVIEALRSGRPINKIWIAEGVGKQQLGPLLSLAKERGVVITSANRKKLEQLSGSQHHQGVIASVAAYQYADVSDLLDKAREKGEAPFLLILDELEDPHNLGSILRTADAVGAHGVVIPKRRSVGLTAAVAKASAGAIEYVPVARVTNLVRTIEELKQHGVWIAGTDADAPQDFREGDFALPLALVIGSEGKGISRLVREHCDFMYRLPMVGRVTSLNASVAAALLMYEVYRARRPLPSQVK from the coding sequence ATGAATGATGAATGGATCGTCGGCAAAAATCCGGTCATCGAAGCGCTCCGCTCGGGCCGGCCGATCAACAAAATCTGGATCGCCGAAGGGGTCGGCAAACAGCAGCTCGGCCCGCTGCTCTCCCTGGCAAAAGAACGGGGGGTCGTGATCACGTCCGCCAACCGCAAAAAGCTGGAGCAGCTTTCCGGTTCGCAGCATCACCAGGGGGTGATCGCCTCGGTTGCCGCGTACCAGTACGCGGACGTATCCGACCTCTTGGACAAGGCCAGAGAAAAGGGAGAAGCTCCCTTTTTGCTCATCCTCGACGAGCTGGAGGACCCGCACAACCTTGGCTCGATCTTGCGGACGGCGGACGCGGTTGGCGCCCATGGTGTGGTGATTCCCAAGCGGCGTTCCGTCGGCTTGACCGCGGCGGTCGCTAAAGCTTCAGCCGGGGCGATTGAGTACGTGCCGGTAGCCCGCGTCACCAATCTGGTGCGGACGATCGAGGAATTGAAGCAGCACGGGGTTTGGATCGCCGGTACGGATGCCGATGCGCCGCAAGATTTCCGGGAAGGCGATTTTGCCCTGCCGCTCGCGCTGGTGATTGGCAGCGAAGGAAAAGGCATCAGCCGTCTTGTCCGCGAGCATTGCGACTTTATGTACCGCCTGCCGATGGTGGGGCGGGTTACATCGCTCAACGCTTCGGTTGCCGCAGCCCTGTTGATGTACGAGGTGTATCGCGCCAGAAGGCCGCTGCCGTCGCAGGTGAAATGA
- a CDS encoding NYN domain-containing protein, whose amino-acid sequence MAKRKEKPLLIVDGYNIIGAWPQLRELKDAGRMDEARDLLISKLADYQSYSGMKVIVVFDAYTVPGVGRQQKQYALEIYFTKEKETADEKIEKLVQENWKKNRQIYVATSDYTSQRVIFGQGALRKSARELLLDVESADQEIQQQVKKTQESAFSTRIELKEEIAKIFEKWRRE is encoded by the coding sequence ATGGCGAAAAGAAAGGAGAAGCCGCTCCTGATCGTCGACGGCTACAACATCATCGGGGCCTGGCCGCAGCTGCGCGAGCTGAAAGATGCGGGACGGATGGATGAAGCGCGCGATTTGCTGATTTCCAAGCTGGCAGATTACCAGAGCTACTCCGGGATGAAGGTGATCGTCGTCTTTGACGCTTATACCGTCCCTGGCGTGGGCCGCCAACAGAAGCAATATGCGCTGGAGATCTACTTCACCAAAGAAAAAGAGACGGCGGATGAAAAGATCGAAAAGCTGGTGCAGGAAAACTGGAAAAAAAATCGACAAATTTACGTCGCCACCTCTGACTACACGTCGCAGCGGGTGATCTTCGGGCAGGGGGCGCTGCGCAAATCGGCGCGGGAACTTTTGCTCGATGTGGAAAGCGCGGACCAGGAGATTCAACAGCAGGTGAAAAAAACGCAGGAGTCCGCCTTTTCCACCCGCATCGAACTGAAGGAAGAAATAGCGAAAATATTCGAAAAATGGCGAAGAGAATAG
- the sigH gene encoding RNA polymerase sporulation sigma factor SigH — protein MSVDLKELKHNQFELMSDEEVVDLVRENDTDALEYLIGKYRNFVRAKARSYFLIGADREDIVQEGMIGLYKSIRDFRGDKLTSFKAFAELCITRQIITAIKTATRQKHIPLNSYVSLDKPIYDEDSDRTLLDVICGTKVTDPEELFINREEFDDIEGKISEILSDLERQVLMLYLDGRSYQQIAVDLNRHVKSIDNALQRVKRKLERYLEGREISL, from the coding sequence GTGAGTGTAGACCTTAAGGAACTCAAGCACAACCAGTTTGAGTTGATGTCAGACGAAGAAGTGGTCGATCTGGTACGGGAAAACGACACTGACGCCCTGGAATATTTGATTGGCAAATACAGAAATTTTGTACGGGCCAAAGCTCGTTCTTATTTTTTGATCGGTGCTGACCGGGAAGATATTGTGCAGGAAGGCATGATCGGATTGTACAAGTCGATTCGCGATTTCCGCGGCGACAAGCTGACCTCGTTCAAGGCGTTTGCTGAACTGTGCATCACCCGTCAGATTATTACGGCAATCAAGACGGCTACCCGCCAGAAACACATTCCCTTGAATTCGTACGTTTCGTTGGACAAGCCTATCTACGACGAAGATTCCGATCGTACCTTGCTGGACGTTATCTGCGGGACAAAAGTAACCGATCCCGAGGAACTGTTCATCAACCGGGAAGAGTTTGACGACATCGAGGGCAAAATCAGCGAAATATTGAGCGACCTGGAGCGGCAGGTCCTGATGCTGTACCTGGATGGGCGGTCCTACCAGCAAATCGCCGTTGACCTGAACCGCCATGTGAAGTCGATCGATAACGCCCTGCAGCGGGTCAAGCGCAAACTGGAGCGGTACCTCGAAGGAAGAGAGATCAGTTTGTAA
- the rpmG gene encoding 50S ribosomal protein L33 — protein sequence MRVNVTLACTECGERNYITTKNKRTNPERIELKKYCSRDKKHTLHRETK from the coding sequence ATGCGAGTAAACGTGACGTTGGCTTGCACGGAGTGCGGTGAACGTAACTATATCACCACGAAGAACAAGCGTACCAACCCGGAGCGCATCGAACTGAAAAAGTACTGCTCCCGCGACAAGAAGCACACACTCCACCGCGAGACGAAATGA
- the secE gene encoding preprotein translocase subunit SecE translates to MSFLAKIGASFRRTGQFFGDVVSELKKVRWPNRKELTTYTIVVLVTVTLLALFFYVIDLGISRLIELILG, encoded by the coding sequence GTGAGTTTTCTCGCGAAAATTGGAGCGAGTTTCCGGCGTACAGGACAATTTTTTGGTGACGTCGTTTCCGAGTTGAAAAAAGTTCGCTGGCCGAACCGCAAGGAGCTGACGACGTACACGATCGTCGTGCTGGTTACGGTAACGCTGCTCGCGCTGTTCTTTTACGTGATCGACTTGGGCATATCTCGCCTGATCGAGTTGATCCTGGGCTGA
- the nusG gene encoding transcription termination/antitermination protein NusG: MEKAWYVIHTYSGYENKVKTNLEKRVESMGMEDKIFRVLVPTEEEVETKDGKKRTVTKKVFPGYVLVEMVMTDDSWYVVRNTPGVTGFVGSSGAGSKPTALRPEEAEAILRQMGFETPKVKVDFALHDMVRVKDGPFANRTGEIIEIQPDKQKLRVLVDIFGRETPVELDFTQVYKMD, translated from the coding sequence ATGGAAAAAGCGTGGTATGTGATTCATACCTACTCTGGGTATGAAAACAAGGTGAAGACCAACCTGGAAAAACGCGTTGAGTCGATGGGGATGGAGGACAAGATCTTCCGCGTGCTCGTTCCCACCGAAGAAGAGGTGGAGACGAAGGACGGGAAAAAGCGCACCGTCACCAAAAAAGTGTTTCCGGGTTACGTCCTTGTAGAAATGGTGATGACGGACGACTCCTGGTATGTCGTACGCAACACCCCCGGAGTGACCGGCTTTGTCGGTTCTTCCGGCGCCGGTTCCAAGCCGACGGCGCTGCGTCCTGAAGAAGCTGAGGCGATCCTCCGGCAGATGGGATTCGAAACGCCCAAGGTCAAGGTCGACTTCGCCCTGCACGACATGGTGCGAGTCAAAGATGGCCCGTTTGCCAACCGTACCGGCGAGATTATCGAGATTCAGCCCGACAAGCAAAAACTTCGCGTGCTGGTTGACATTTTTGGGCGGGAAACGCCGGTTGAACTGGACTTTACCCAAGTCTATAAAATGGATTAG
- the rplK gene encoding 50S ribosomal protein L11: protein MAKKVIRVIKLQIPAGKANPAPPVGPALGQAGVNIMGFCKEFNARTEGQAGMIIPVEITVFEDRSFTFITKTPPAAVLLKKAAGIESGSGVPNKNKVATLKRDKVREIAELKKPDLNAASVEAAMRMIEGTARSMGIVIED from the coding sequence GTGGCGAAGAAAGTGATCCGCGTAATCAAGTTGCAAATCCCGGCAGGTAAAGCGAACCCTGCACCTCCAGTAGGTCCGGCGCTCGGTCAAGCTGGTGTCAATATCATGGGCTTCTGCAAAGAGTTTAACGCTCGCACGGAAGGCCAGGCAGGAATGATCATCCCGGTAGAGATTACCGTGTTTGAAGACCGTTCGTTCACGTTCATTACGAAGACCCCGCCTGCCGCTGTCCTGTTGAAAAAAGCGGCCGGTATTGAATCCGGTTCCGGTGTGCCGAACAAGAACAAAGTGGCTACGCTGAAGCGGGATAAAGTTCGCGAAATCGCCGAACTGAAAAAGCCGGATTTAAATGCCGCCAGTGTGGAAGCGGCTATGCGCATGATCGAAGGAACGGCTCGTTCCATGGGCATCGTGATTGAAGACTAG
- the rplA gene encoding 50S ribosomal protein L1, which produces MAKKGKKYREALKLIDKNKVYEVKEAIELVKKAASAKFDETVEAAFRLGVDPKRADQQIRGAVVLPHGTGKVQRVLVFAKGEKAKEAEAAGADYVGDTDLINKIQGGWFEFDVVVATPDMMGEVGKLGRVLGPKGLMPNPKTGTVTFDVAKAVNEIKAGKIEYRVDKAGNIHAPIGKVSFDTDKLAENLLTLAEALNRAKPAAAKGVYMRNVSISSTMGPGVRVNVR; this is translated from the coding sequence ATGGCCAAAAAGGGCAAGAAGTACAGAGAGGCATTAAAACTGATCGACAAGAACAAGGTATACGAAGTAAAAGAAGCCATCGAGCTGGTGAAGAAAGCTGCTTCGGCCAAGTTTGACGAAACGGTGGAAGCCGCGTTTCGTCTCGGTGTCGATCCGAAACGTGCCGACCAGCAAATCCGCGGAGCGGTTGTGCTGCCGCACGGGACGGGTAAAGTGCAGCGCGTCCTCGTGTTCGCCAAAGGCGAAAAGGCCAAGGAAGCGGAAGCTGCCGGAGCCGACTACGTGGGCGATACGGATTTGATCAACAAAATCCAGGGCGGCTGGTTCGAATTTGACGTAGTCGTTGCCACCCCTGACATGATGGGGGAAGTAGGGAAACTGGGCCGCGTGCTCGGACCCAAAGGGCTCATGCCCAACCCGAAAACCGGTACCGTTACCTTTGACGTAGCCAAAGCGGTGAATGAGATTAAAGCCGGTAAGATTGAGTACCGCGTCGACAAAGCAGGAAACATTCACGCCCCGATCGGAAAAGTCTCCTTTGACACCGACAAGCTGGCGGAAAACCTGTTGACGCTCGCGGAGGCCTTGAACAGGGCCAAACCGGCTGCCGCCAAAGGGGTTTACATGCGCAACGTATCGATTAGTTCGACCATGGGCCCGGGCGTACGGGTTAACGTGAGATAA
- the rplJ gene encoding 50S ribosomal protein L10, translated as MAEVRPTVIREEKVKTVEEIASKLRESQTTVIADYRGLSVAQVTELRKQLREAGVEFKVYKNTLARLATAKEGLTELDQYLLGPNAIAFSKDDVVAPAKILVDFAKQNEKLEIKGGIIEGKVVGVNEIKALASLPSREGLLSMLLSVLQAPMRNFALAVKAVAEKKESESA; from the coding sequence ATGGCAGAAGTTCGTCCTACGGTTATCCGCGAAGAAAAAGTAAAAACCGTTGAAGAGATTGCCAGCAAACTCCGGGAAAGCCAGACAACGGTTATCGCCGACTATCGCGGGTTGTCGGTTGCCCAGGTGACGGAACTCCGCAAGCAGCTGCGTGAAGCAGGGGTCGAGTTCAAGGTGTACAAGAACACGCTGGCTCGCCTGGCTACGGCAAAAGAAGGATTGACCGAACTGGATCAGTACCTGCTTGGGCCCAATGCCATTGCTTTCTCCAAGGATGACGTCGTTGCGCCGGCAAAAATTCTCGTCGACTTTGCCAAGCAAAACGAAAAACTGGAGATCAAAGGCGGCATTATCGAAGGAAAAGTCGTCGGTGTGAACGAGATCAAAGCGCTCGCTTCGCTGCCGTCCCGCGAAGGCCTGCTGTCGATGCTGCTCAGCGTGCTGCAGGCGCCGATGCGCAACTTCGCGCTTGCGGTTAAAGCTGTCGCGGAGAAAAAAGAGAGCGAAAGCGCCTGA
- the rplL gene encoding 50S ribosomal protein L7/L12: MSKEQILEAIKGMSVLELNELVKAIEEEFGVTAAAPVAVVGAAAGGAAEAAAEQTEFTVVLANAGASKINVIKVVREITGLGLKEAKDLVDNAPKPIKEGVSKEEAEQIKAKLEEAGATVELK; this comes from the coding sequence ATGAGCAAAGAGCAAATTCTGGAAGCGATTAAAGGCATGTCCGTTCTTGAATTGAACGAGCTGGTCAAAGCAATTGAGGAAGAATTCGGCGTAACGGCTGCTGCCCCGGTAGCTGTGGTTGGCGCTGCAGCCGGCGGTGCTGCGGAAGCTGCTGCCGAACAAACCGAGTTCACGGTAGTACTGGCCAACGCTGGCGCATCGAAGATCAACGTGATCAAAGTCGTGCGCGAAATCACCGGCCTGGGTCTGAAAGAAGCAAAAGACCTGGTAGACAACGCGCCGAAGCCGATCAAAGAAGGCGTCTCCAAGGAAGAAGCCGAACAAATCAAAGCAAAGCTGGAAGAAGCCGGCGCAACTGTAGAACTGAAGTAG
- a CDS encoding class I SAM-dependent methyltransferase yields the protein MTDHYYSNRPQAPHDERSFTFCLRGHNLRFFTDAGVFSRARIDFGSVLLIETMHIADQDQVLDVGCGYGPIGLAAAKLAANGWVTMIDINERAVALARRNAAHNKIENVEIIVSDLYAAVQNRQFDVILTNPPIRAGKEIVHRIFAEGYPLLRPGGALWVVIQKKQGAPSARKKLEELYREVEEVERKKGYSIFKASK from the coding sequence GTGACCGACCACTATTACTCCAACCGCCCGCAAGCCCCGCATGATGAGCGTTCTTTCACATTTTGTCTGCGCGGTCACAACCTCCGTTTTTTTACGGACGCCGGGGTATTTTCGCGAGCGCGGATCGATTTTGGCAGTGTGCTGCTGATTGAAACGATGCACATCGCGGATCAGGACCAGGTGCTGGATGTCGGTTGCGGCTACGGACCGATCGGATTGGCCGCCGCCAAGCTGGCAGCAAACGGATGGGTGACGATGATCGACATAAACGAGCGCGCGGTCGCTTTGGCACGCCGCAATGCGGCGCACAACAAGATTGAAAATGTGGAGATCATCGTCAGCGACTTGTATGCGGCTGTACAAAACCGGCAATTTGACGTGATCCTGACCAACCCGCCGATTCGCGCCGGCAAAGAAATCGTCCACCGCATCTTTGCCGAAGGATATCCGCTGCTTCGCCCGGGCGGAGCGCTGTGGGTCGTCATTCAGAAGAAGCAGGGCGCCCCCTCGGCGCGCAAAAAGCTGGAGGAGCTGTATCGGGAAGTGGAGGAAGTGGAGCGAAAAAAGGGATATTCCATCTTCAAGGCGAGTAAGTAG